A genomic window from Synechococcus sp. CBW1107 includes:
- a CDS encoding zinc-dependent alcohol dehydrogenase family protein gives MKAMVLETCCDMERNPSPLVLMDRPRPVPGTGELLVKVSVCGVCHTELDEIEGRTPPPRFPVIPGHQIVGTVVDTGPECGLFRPGDAVGIAWIFQACGSCGFCRSGRENLCPAFVATGRDVNGGYADYVTVPEAFAHALPADLEAEAIAPMLCAGAIGYRSLRLSGLEDGQDLGLTGFGASAHLVLPMVRQRFPASRVFVFARSERERAFALELGAAWAGATEAESPVKLHAVIDTTPAWTPVVAALKCLHPGGRLVINAIGKREADKAALLRLDYPRDLWMEKEIRSVANVTRQDVREFLALAAAARIHPTVQAFPLAEANTALQQLRSGAVRGAKVLRIGA, from the coding sequence ATGAAGGCGATGGTGCTCGAGACCTGCTGCGACATGGAGCGCAATCCATCGCCGCTCGTGCTGATGGACCGTCCCCGGCCGGTGCCGGGGACGGGTGAATTGCTGGTGAAGGTGTCGGTCTGCGGGGTGTGCCACACCGAACTCGATGAGATCGAGGGGCGCACGCCACCCCCTCGGTTTCCCGTGATCCCGGGGCATCAGATCGTGGGCACGGTGGTGGACACAGGCCCGGAGTGCGGACTCTTCCGTCCCGGGGATGCGGTGGGTATCGCCTGGATCTTCCAGGCCTGCGGCAGCTGTGGCTTCTGCCGCTCCGGCCGGGAGAATCTCTGCCCGGCCTTCGTGGCCACGGGCCGTGACGTGAATGGTGGCTACGCCGACTATGTGACCGTGCCGGAGGCCTTCGCCCATGCCCTGCCTGCGGATCTGGAGGCAGAGGCGATCGCGCCGATGCTCTGCGCCGGAGCGATCGGCTACAGGTCGCTGCGGCTGAGCGGCCTCGAGGACGGCCAGGATCTGGGGCTCACCGGCTTCGGTGCGTCGGCCCACCTGGTGCTGCCGATGGTGCGTCAGCGGTTTCCGGCCTCGCGGGTGTTCGTGTTCGCCCGCAGCGAACGGGAGCGGGCCTTCGCCCTGGAGCTGGGGGCCGCCTGGGCCGGTGCCACCGAGGCGGAGTCGCCGGTGAAGCTCCACGCCGTGATCGACACCACGCCGGCCTGGACGCCGGTGGTGGCCGCGCTGAAGTGCCTCCACCCGGGGGGACGGCTGGTGATCAATGCGATCGGCAAGCGGGAGGCCGACAAGGCGGCCCTGCTGCGTCTCGACTATCCCCGCGACCTGTGGATGGAGAAGGAGATCCGCTCGGTGGCCAACGTGACGCGTCAGGACGTGCGGGAGTTCCTGGCACTGGCCGCCGCCGCCAGGATCCATCCCACGGTGCAGGCCTTCCCTCTGGCGGAGGCCAACACGGCTCTGCAGCAACTGCGTTCCGGCGCGGTGCGCGGAGCGAAGGTGCTGCGGATCGGTGCGTGA
- a CDS encoding rhodanese-like domain-containing protein: MVNPAGAIQRVAFFCLKRWIRLCHPAVTSITPEQLQRILAGEEQGDWLILDARSPAEFACSHLPGAARIEAGGGIAGLGSMAALARDRPIVVCCSVGVRSAARVEELRRAGFTRVVNLEGGLFQWAWEGRSLIRQGEPTLLVHPYRPGWGWLLPAHSRGGES, from the coding sequence ATGGTCAACCCCGCAGGCGCCATTCAGCGTGTCGCGTTCTTCTGCCTGAAGCGCTGGATCCGGCTGTGCCATCCGGCCGTCACCTCCATCACCCCGGAGCAGCTCCAGCGGATCCTGGCTGGAGAGGAGCAGGGCGACTGGCTGATCCTCGATGCCCGCAGCCCGGCTGAATTTGCGTGCAGCCACCTGCCCGGGGCCGCGCGGATCGAGGCCGGTGGCGGGATTGCGGGCCTGGGATCGATGGCGGCGCTGGCCAGGGACAGGCCGATCGTCGTCTGCTGCTCGGTGGGGGTGCGCAGCGCCGCACGGGTGGAGGAGCTGCGGCGAGCCGGGTTCACGCGGGTCGTCAATCTCGAGGGTGGCCTGTTTCAGTGGGCCTGGGAAGGCCGCAGCCTGATCCGGCAGGGAGAGCCCACCCTGCTGGTGCATCCCTACCGCCCGGGATGGGGCTGGTTGCTGCCAGCCCACAGCCGGGGCGGGGAAAGCTGA
- a CDS encoding acyltransferase family protein, whose product MVAGIHPPRSLDLDWLRLLAVLLLIPFHSAAVFYEGELGRFYVADAQSSAGLSVFIEFVHQWHMPLFFFLAGAASWYSLQTRSALAYLRQRLRRLLVPLLIGIPLLVPPQVYIHELQAGQEKGSFLQFYPRFFDGIRPAGHFEWAHLWFLAYLLVISIACLPVMLRLSRETGERAERRTPPAMHGLGALIALAAPLMLSEALLRPHWAGFQNLYDDWANLVLYLLYFVYGALFCSRGGLWCALDRNRRLLLATAGLSMVLLLALSLRGMVPERAYSAPYMVHQAFRGFNSWSWVLALLALARPYRGRSHPLLRYGNRVGFSIVLFHQPLIVLIAFVVVPLPVALTVKFVLIGLTSLLLSAGLHDLLRLR is encoded by the coding sequence ATGGTGGCCGGCATCCATCCACCCCGTTCGCTTGATCTGGATTGGCTGCGGCTGCTGGCTGTCCTGCTGCTGATCCCCTTTCACTCGGCCGCTGTCTTCTACGAGGGAGAGCTGGGCCGCTTCTATGTCGCCGATGCCCAGAGCAGCGCCGGTCTGAGCGTGTTCATCGAGTTTGTGCACCAGTGGCACATGCCTCTGTTCTTCTTTCTGGCCGGTGCGGCCAGCTGGTATTCGCTGCAGACTCGCTCCGCGCTGGCCTATCTGCGTCAACGGCTGCGGCGGCTCCTGGTGCCCCTGCTGATTGGAATCCCGCTGCTTGTGCCGCCCCAGGTTTATATCCACGAGCTGCAGGCGGGCCAGGAGAAGGGGTCTTTCCTGCAGTTCTACCCCCGCTTCTTCGACGGAATCCGCCCGGCCGGTCATTTCGAATGGGCCCATCTCTGGTTTCTGGCCTATCTGCTGGTGATCTCCATCGCCTGCCTGCCCGTGATGCTGAGGCTCAGCCGGGAGACCGGCGAACGAGCTGAGAGACGGACACCTCCGGCGATGCACGGCCTCGGCGCCCTGATCGCTCTGGCTGCGCCCTTGATGCTGAGCGAGGCTCTGTTGCGCCCCCACTGGGCGGGCTTTCAGAACCTCTACGACGACTGGGCCAATCTGGTGCTCTATCTGCTGTACTTCGTGTATGGCGCGCTCTTCTGCAGCCGCGGCGGGCTGTGGTGTGCCCTGGACCGGAATCGCCGGCTGCTGCTGGCCACGGCCGGCCTGAGCATGGTGTTGCTGCTGGCGCTGAGCCTCAGGGGCATGGTGCCGGAGCGTGCCTATTCAGCGCCCTACATGGTGCATCAGGCCTTTCGGGGCTTCAACAGCTGGAGCTGGGTGCTGGCCCTGCTGGCCCTGGCCCGGCCCTATCGCGGCCGCAGCCATCCGCTCCTGCGCTACGGCAACCGGGTGGGCTTTTCGATCGTGCTCTTTCACCAGCCCCTGATCGTGCTGATCGCCTTCGTGGTGGTGCCGCTGCCCGTGGCCCTGACCGTGAAGTTCGTGCTGATCGGCCTGACTTCGCTGCTGTTGAGTGCTGGCCTCCATGACCTGCTGAGGCTGCGGTAG
- a CDS encoding TIGR04283 family arsenosugar biosynthesis glycosyltransferase: protein MARLSIIIPTLNEATTLARTLRHVKALHPPAWEVLVVDGGSSDPTTAIAAEAGITVLHSETAGRAIQMNQGARQATGDLLCFLHADTLVPDDLVSVAERTFADASIAGAGFISLMGDGTSIRWDISALNVLKTDLAPLLFRPHLYIRGLRLLFGDQVMLCRRRDFWLCGGFDPNLPIMEDGDLCLRLVRRGRIVLINRVVESSDRRVQRWGVCKATLIYLVIGVLWGLGVSPSRLKRFYGDIR from the coding sequence ATGGCACGGCTGTCGATCATCATTCCCACCCTGAATGAAGCCACCACGCTGGCGCGCACGCTGCGGCACGTGAAGGCCCTGCATCCACCCGCCTGGGAGGTGCTGGTGGTGGATGGGGGCAGCAGTGATCCCACCACGGCGATCGCCGCTGAAGCGGGCATCACGGTGCTCCACAGCGAGACGGCGGGCCGGGCCATTCAGATGAACCAGGGTGCCCGGCAGGCCACGGGCGATCTGCTCTGTTTTCTGCATGCGGACACCCTGGTTCCCGATGATCTGGTCAGCGTGGCCGAGCGCACCTTCGCGGATGCCTCGATTGCCGGCGCCGGCTTCATCTCCCTGATGGGTGATGGCACCTCCATCCGCTGGGACATCTCCGCGCTGAATGTGCTGAAGACCGATCTGGCACCGCTGCTGTTCCGTCCCCATCTCTACATCCGGGGACTGCGGCTGCTGTTCGGCGATCAGGTGATGCTCTGCCGCCGCCGCGATTTCTGGTTGTGCGGCGGATTCGATCCCAACCTGCCGATCATGGAAGACGGCGACCTGTGCCTGCGCCTGGTGCGCCGGGGGCGCATCGTGCTGATCAATCGTGTGGTGGAGAGTTCGGATCGGCGGGTGCAGCGCTGGGGGGTCTGCAAAGCCACCTTGATCTATCTCGTGATCGGGGTTCTCTGGGGCCTCGGAGTGTCGCCGAGCCGCCTGAAGCGGTTCTACGGGGACATCCGCTGA